Proteins co-encoded in one Papaver somniferum cultivar HN1 chromosome 5, ASM357369v1, whole genome shotgun sequence genomic window:
- the LOC113282008 gene encoding uncharacterized protein LOC113282008 isoform X1, with product MDAIKTIDTLKPYTQRRLYFRFGRRKSSISLSSAGHHQFYLHKLVFVILFTCKGVKKFNPWEYENNLLDALALLNSVLIGNVVLQKQIVIMQQICLQSTAEKV from the exons ATGGATGCTATAAAAACAATCGATACCTTGAAACCGTATACACAGAGAAGATTATACTTCAG ATTTGGAAGAAGGAAATCATCAATTTCATTATCCTCTGCAGGACATCATCAATTTTATCTGCACAAGCTG GTATTTGTGATATTATTCACATGTAAAGGTGTCAAAAAATTCAATCCCTGGGAGTATGAAAACAATCTTTTGGATGCTTTAGCGTTATTAAATTCAGTCCTAATTGGGAATGTTGTTCTGCAAAAACAAATTGTAATAATGCAACAGATATGCTTGCAAAGTACAGCAGAGAAGGTATAA
- the LOC113282008 gene encoding uncharacterized protein LOC113282008 isoform X2, translating into MDAIKTIDTLKPYTQRRLYFRFGRRKSSISLSSAGHHQFYLHKLVHIVLYRNRNTNGYHVVCHLNIYLMSPICELHIVINSFIVFY; encoded by the exons ATGGATGCTATAAAAACAATCGATACCTTGAAACCGTATACACAGAGAAGATTATACTTCAG ATTTGGAAGAAGGAAATCATCAATTTCATTATCCTCTGCAGGACATCATCAATTTTATCTGCACAAGCTG GTACACATAGTGCTATATAGAAATAGGAATACCAATGGATACCATGTAG TTTGTCATCTGAATATCTACTTGATGTCTCCAATTTGCGAACTCCACATTGTTATTAATAGCTTTATTGTATTCTATTAG